The nucleotide window TTTCAAATTTTTCCTTGCCCAAATATGTTATTTGCATGGCTCCTCCACCTAGTTAGTCACTAGAAACTTAGGAATTATTCTTCTTTGTTCTTCCCTTTTGTTTTTTTCTCGGTTTTTTTATCACCAGCTGGTTCGTTCTTTTCAGCTTTTTCCCCTGATTCTTCTTTCTTTTCAGATTTTTTTGATTTTAAATCTTTCAAGCTCAAGCCCAACCTATGGCTTTCTGGCTCGATAGAGATTATCTTGAATGTGTATTCTTTGCCAAGTTCAACCACTTCTCCTGGATCAACGATATGTTCGTCAGAAAGTTCAGAAACATGGACAAGACCATCGATATCATCTCCCAGAGAAACAAAGGCACCAAATGGTGTAATCTTTGTAATAGTGCCTTTGACCTCACTGCCCACTTTAAATTTGGAGGCGGCTTCTACCCATGGATCCGGAAGTAAACGTTTGATTGATAATGAAATTTTACCTTCATCTACCCCAATAATCATAATTTTAACTTCGTCGCCGACTTTGTAAAGTTTAGAAAGGTCGGAGACTCTGCTCCATGACACTTCGGAAATATGGACCAGTCCTTCAATTTGTGGATCCAAACTCACAAACAAGCCGAAGTCCACAATTCCTGTGATTTTTCCAGCAACTTTATCCCCAACTTTATATTTATCAATTTTAGTTTTAACTTCCTCGGCCCTTACTGCTTTTTCGGAGAAAATGAGTTTATTATTTTCTTTATCGCAATTGATAACCTTAACCATAAGTTCGGTACCAATAAATTGTCGCAATCGATTCAAAATTTCGTCTTTATCACCACCGGAAACTCGTGGATAATTGGCTGGTGAGAGTTGAGACACTGGTAAAAATCCCTGAATCCCGCCAATATCGGTCATGAGGCCGCCTTTATTCGCATCAACAATCTGAATTGCAACCGGTTCTCCAGATTCAAATTTCTGTTGCATTTCAAGCCAATATTTTTCCCGGTCAGCCCGCTTCATAGAGAGCACCACATTACCCTCTTCGTTGTCCATGGAGATAACTGAGGCATAAACGGCATCGCCCTTAGCAAGACCGGCTTTTGAGGTAATTTCTTTTTCGGGAATAAAACCAAGTGATTGGCCCATCACATCAACCCAAATTCTGTTTCCTCCAACAGCAAGAACTTTGGCTTCAACCATATCTCCTTCAACAAATGGTAAAATGTCGTCGCCCATCTCTTCCATGAGCGCTTTCATTGAATTTTCATCTGTTTTTTTGTTTTCTTTTTTCTCTTTTTTAACTTCTGCTTCTACCAATTCTTCATCCGCTACAACTTTTTTCATCTACTCTCCCAACTAACACATTAATTATAAATAAAATGAACAAGATCGGCGTGTGTTTATTTCCTTTTTTTGCTCTTGGGTAAATATTTTTGATATTTTTCCTCGGCAAATTTTTTATTATTCATCTTTGGGATATACCTTGCCATCCAAATTGTTAAATAAGTCAACGAGGCAAGGAGACCGGCAATGATCACAAGCAACACAATTCTGGCTGATAAATAAGGAAGGCCCTCATGCCGAGCAAAAACATAAATCAATCCCAATATCCCGCCCGTTAAATATATGTAGAATTGCCTGTTTTTTATTTTCCTATCTTGTTTCGAAAATTTAATTAGAATTGCGAATACAATAAGCGCAACAAATATTATCAAATAATACAAGTTCAAGCGACTCTCCGCTGGGGCAGATTTGAACAAATAATCGCTGTTAAAAATTTTCGAAAAATCCATAAAAACCTTGGTTATTTAAGGCTCCTTGACAAGAACCAACGGGTACCCTTTGGTTCGAGTGAAACGAGTCTAATGGTGGGCGCTAAGGGAGTCGAACCCCTGACCTACTCGGTGTAAACGAGTCGCTCTAACCAACTGAGCTAAGCGCCCCTTTGAAACTTATTTCACATCAACTCGCAGTTTCTCAAATTCTTCGTAATCACATATTATCTCTTGCCCTTCTTTAATATCTTCGATCGCGAAATACTCATTGCCCTGCATCTTGACGTTGGGATCTTTGGAATGATTACAGAAGCGAATGTTATCGAAGGATGAGTGCCATTTGCCAGTATGCTTTGACAAGTAGCCAAAATGTCGAAATGATTCTTGCTCACCTGGTCTCAAATTTCCGAATTCTTCTTGAGTCAGAATCACATCAAGTTTTGGGCTGTAGTCAACTACTTTGGTTCCCTTTTTAATATCTTCGCCAGCGAAAAGACCAATCCCATCTATCGTGCTTTTATCTAAATAGGTTTTTACAAAAAGCATAGAGCCTCTTTGTATTATTGGTGGGCGAAAGAGGACTTGGTCACGCATTAAAATCTGCTAATTTTGTGCTCGACCCCGCCTCATTCCCGTCGGAATTCCGGCTTTCAAGTCCTTAAACTATCCAATACCCCACATAGCTCATTCTTCGAATGAACGATATGGGGTGGTGGGCGAAAGAGGACTTGAACCTCCACGGGATTGCTCCCACAGCCACCTCAAGGCTGCGTGTCTACCAATTCCACCATCCGCCCATAAAATGAAAATTCTCGGCCAGCCCGAGAATATCTAAATATCTATTCAAGCTAGCTTAATAATTTATAAGCAAAGTATATCAAAAATTATTACGGAAGTAAATACACTATTCGGCTTTTCTC belongs to Patescibacteria group bacterium and includes:
- a CDS encoding S1 RNA-binding domain-containing protein, which produces MKKVVADEELVEAEVKKEKKENKKTDENSMKALMEEMGDDILPFVEGDMVEAKVLAVGGNRIWVDVMGQSLGFIPEKEITSKAGLAKGDAVYASVISMDNEEGNVVLSMKRADREKYWLEMQQKFESGEPVAIQIVDANKGGLMTDIGGIQGFLPVSQLSPANYPRVSGGDKDEILNRLRQFIGTELMVKVINCDKENNKLIFSEKAVRAEEVKTKIDKYKVGDKVAGKITGIVDFGLFVSLDPQIEGLVHISEVSWSRVSDLSKLYKVGDEVKIMIIGVDEGKISLSIKRLLPDPWVEAASKFKVGSEVKGTITKITPFGAFVSLGDDIDGLVHVSELSDEHIVDPGEVVELGKEYTFKIISIEPESHRLGLSLKDLKSKKSEKKEESGEKAEKNEPAGDKKTEKKTKGKNKEE
- a CDS encoding DMT family transporter → MDFSKIFNSDYLFKSAPAESRLNLYYLIIFVALIVFAILIKFSKQDRKIKNRQFYIYLTGGILGLIYVFARHEGLPYLSARIVLLVIIAGLLASLTYLTIWMARYIPKMNNKKFAEEKYQKYLPKSKKRK
- a CDS encoding SET domain-containing protein, whose amino-acid sequence is MLFVKTYLDKSTIDGIGLFAGEDIKKGTKVVDYSPKLDVILTQEEFGNLRPGEQESFRHFGYLSKHTGKWHSSFDNIRFCNHSKDPNVKMQGNEYFAIEDIKEGQEIICDYEEFEKLRVDVK